In one Desulfoferula mesophila genomic region, the following are encoded:
- a CDS encoding sulfite exporter TauE/SafE family protein produces the protein MPAKLQKAIKQSLADAKYADKTKKAVAQGVAKRGQEPGFLGIPGAPAAHYVWGLLWAIWVGWIFSTVGAFGGIMAGVGHITIFGLGDYASSYSKGNPVNKLITDSIRVSNQWLVGLSALISSFNYYKMGRLVLPLGACLAVGGVAGSWLIPELTAGKVSLKAYIGYFGLLVFVLACFLIYEMTPKGQASKKAAKAAAAAFEKGAKEGDSSEKGVKIVEGKQGIMWLALACVVISALWFNLVGSVMVVAYVLALAGMVLTFFMGTIRFTFFGVEFKFKAFIPMLGGLIIAAIASFLGVGGGFLFVPFLTSVAGLPMFLVAGTSALAVLVGMIVSIFSYMVGKGVVVSWGLIGAELVGIFIGSMIGPRTSKYIPEKGLKWIFIILAFYVGLRYTTKGFLGYSIVPPF, from the coding sequence ATGCCGGCCAAGCTGCAAAAGGCCATCAAGCAAAGCCTGGCCGACGCCAAATACGCGGACAAGACCAAAAAAGCGGTGGCCCAGGGCGTGGCCAAACGCGGCCAAGAGCCAGGCTTCCTGGGGATTCCCGGCGCTCCGGCGGCCCACTACGTATGGGGCCTGTTGTGGGCCATCTGGGTGGGCTGGATCTTCTCCACCGTGGGCGCCTTTGGCGGCATCATGGCCGGCGTGGGCCACATCACCATCTTCGGCCTGGGCGACTACGCCAGCAGCTACAGCAAGGGCAACCCGGTCAACAAGCTCATCACCGACTCCATCCGGGTGTCCAACCAGTGGCTGGTGGGGCTCTCGGCCCTCATCTCCAGCTTCAACTACTACAAAATGGGCCGCCTGGTGTTGCCCCTGGGCGCCTGCCTGGCGGTGGGTGGAGTGGCCGGCTCCTGGCTCATCCCCGAGCTGACCGCCGGCAAGGTCTCCCTGAAGGCCTACATCGGCTACTTCGGACTGCTGGTGTTCGTGCTGGCCTGCTTCCTCATCTACGAGATGACCCCCAAGGGCCAGGCCTCCAAAAAGGCGGCCAAGGCGGCGGCCGCGGCCTTTGAAAAGGGTGCCAAGGAAGGCGACAGCAGCGAAAAGGGCGTGAAGATTGTCGAGGGCAAGCAGGGCATCATGTGGCTGGCCCTGGCCTGCGTGGTCATCAGCGCCCTGTGGTTCAACCTGGTGGGCTCGGTCATGGTGGTGGCCTACGTGCTGGCCCTGGCCGGCATGGTGCTCACCTTCTTCATGGGCACCATCCGCTTCACCTTCTTCGGGGTGGAGTTCAAGTTCAAGGCCTTCATCCCCATGCTGGGCGGCCTGATCATCGCGGCCATCGCCTCGTTCCTGGGCGTGGGCGGCGGCTTCCTGTTCGTGCCCTTCCTCACCTCGGTGGCCGGCCTGCCCATGTTCCTGGTGGCGGGCACCAGCGCCCTGGCCGTGTTGGTGGGCATGATCGTGAGCATCTTCTCCTACATGGTGGGCAAGGGCGTCGTGGTCTCCTGGGGCCTCATCGGCGCCGAGCTGGTGGGCATCTTCATCGGCTCCATGATCGGCCCGCGCACCTCCAAGTACATCCCGGAAAAGGGCCTGAAGTGGATCTTCATCATCCTGGCCTTCTACGTGGGCCTGCGCTACACCACCAAGGGCTTCCTGGGCTACAGCATCGTGCCCCCCTTCTAG
- a CDS encoding pyridoxal-phosphate-dependent aminotransferase family protein yields MKKVSLLAPGPTPVPPRTLLAMAQPLIHHRSSDFLDIFGQVREGLKKLFKTENDVLVFCSSGTGAMESAVANLLSPGDKAIAIRGGKFGERWTELLEAYGCQAVNLDVEWGYAVKPADVAALLKQDPSIKAVYVQALETSTGVSHPIKELAQVTKDTGAVLVVDAVSALGAYDIPTDEWGLDVVLSGSQKALMLPPGLAFASIGPKALEMMKTSKCPKYYFSWAKELKNQGINKGTFTSPVTLFMGLLDIFELIEEMGLDNIYRETEIKSKAFKAAMAALGLSLYSKENASVGLTAVEAPEGIDGQDVVGWLKNKYAIFIAGGQAQAKGKIFRVAHMGYISEFDTLQGISAIEMALAGLGYKFDMGAGVAAAQKIFGEA; encoded by the coding sequence ATGAAAAAAGTCTCCCTTTTGGCACCCGGCCCCACCCCGGTTCCTCCCCGCACCTTGCTGGCCATGGCCCAGCCCCTCATCCATCATCGCTCCAGCGATTTTCTGGATATCTTCGGGCAGGTGCGAGAAGGTCTGAAAAAGCTCTTCAAGACCGAAAACGACGTTTTGGTCTTTTGCAGCAGCGGAACCGGCGCCATGGAGAGCGCGGTGGCCAACCTGCTCTCGCCCGGCGACAAGGCCATCGCCATCCGCGGCGGCAAATTCGGTGAGCGCTGGACCGAGCTTCTGGAGGCTTACGGTTGCCAGGCCGTCAACCTGGACGTGGAGTGGGGATACGCCGTAAAGCCCGCGGACGTGGCCGCCCTGCTCAAACAAGACCCCTCCATCAAGGCGGTCTACGTGCAGGCCCTGGAGACTTCCACCGGCGTGAGCCACCCCATCAAGGAGCTGGCCCAGGTGACCAAGGACACCGGCGCGGTGTTGGTGGTGGACGCGGTCAGCGCCCTGGGCGCCTACGACATCCCCACCGACGAGTGGGGCCTGGACGTGGTGCTCTCCGGTTCGCAGAAGGCCCTGATGCTGCCTCCGGGCCTGGCCTTCGCCAGCATCGGCCCCAAGGCCCTGGAGATGATGAAAACCTCCAAGTGCCCCAAGTACTACTTCTCCTGGGCCAAGGAGCTCAAGAACCAGGGGATCAACAAGGGCACCTTCACCTCGCCGGTGACCCTGTTCATGGGCCTGCTGGACATTTTCGAGCTGATAGAGGAAATGGGCCTGGACAACATCTATAGAGAGACCGAGATCAAGTCCAAGGCCTTCAAGGCCGCCATGGCCGCTCTGGGCCTGAGCCTGTATTCCAAGGAGAACGCCTCGGTGGGTCTCACCGCCGTGGAGGCGCCCGAGGGCATCGACGGCCAGGACGTGGTGGGATGGCTCAAGAACAAGTACGCCATCTTCATCGCCGGCGGCCAGGCCCAGGCCAAGGGCAAGATCTTCCGGGTGGCCCACATGGGCTATATCAGCGAGTTCGACACCTTGCAGGGCATCAGCGCCATTGAGATGGCTCTGGCCGGTCTGGGGTACAAATTCGATATGGGCGCCGGCGTGGCCGCGGCCCAAAAGATTTTCGGGGAGGCTTGA
- a CDS encoding hydroxyacid dehydrogenase has protein sequence MKILVSDPLHDMGVQIFKDQGFEVEVKTGMAPEELRQAIKGVDGLVIRSATTVDKALLDAADQLKVVGRAGTGLDNVDIPEATAHGVVVMNTPGQNSNAAAELAMGHIFALSRHIARGNRGIKDGKWEKKQLRGRELKGKTLGIVGMGNIGRILAELGTGVKMKVIGYDPFLNDAEIQARGAQPVSFEDMLPQADYISIHVPKTAETSNLFSADNLAKMKDGAYLINCARGGIVDEGALCDALSSGKLAGAALDVFEVEPLPADSRLLFADELTCTPHLGANTFEAQENVAVAVANQMSAYLKGGPAEFAVNEPKK, from the coding sequence ATGAAGATACTGGTCTCCGATCCCCTGCACGACATGGGCGTGCAGATATTCAAGGATCAGGGCTTCGAGGTTGAGGTGAAGACCGGCATGGCTCCCGAGGAGCTGCGCCAGGCCATCAAGGGCGTGGACGGGCTGGTGATCCGTTCGGCCACCACCGTGGACAAAGCGCTTTTGGACGCCGCCGACCAGCTCAAGGTGGTGGGCCGGGCCGGCACCGGCCTGGACAACGTGGACATCCCCGAGGCCACGGCCCACGGGGTGGTGGTCATGAACACTCCGGGGCAGAACTCCAACGCCGCCGCCGAGTTGGCCATGGGCCACATCTTCGCCCTGAGCCGCCACATCGCCCGGGGCAACCGGGGCATCAAGGACGGCAAGTGGGAGAAAAAACAGCTCCGGGGCCGCGAGCTCAAGGGCAAGACCCTGGGCATCGTGGGCATGGGCAACATCGGGCGCATCCTGGCCGAGCTGGGCACGGGCGTGAAGATGAAGGTCATCGGCTATGATCCCTTCCTGAACGACGCCGAGATCCAGGCGCGCGGCGCCCAGCCCGTGAGCTTCGAGGACATGCTGCCCCAGGCCGACTACATCTCCATCCACGTGCCCAAGACCGCCGAGACCAGCAACCTGTTCAGCGCGGACAACCTGGCCAAGATGAAGGACGGGGCCTATCTGATCAACTGCGCCCGGGGCGGCATCGTGGACGAGGGCGCCCTGTGCGACGCCCTGTCCTCCGGCAAGCTGGCCGGCGCGGCCCTGGACGTCTTCGAGGTGGAGCCCCTGCCGGCCGACAGCCGCCTGCTGTTCGCCGACGAGCTCACCTGCACCCCCCATCTGGGAGCCAACACCTTCGAGGCCCAGGAAAACGTGGCCGTGGCGGTGGCCAACCAGATGAGCGCCTATCTCAAGGGCGGGCCCGCCGAATTCGCGGTGAACGAACCCAAGAAATAG
- a CDS encoding DUF1844 domain-containing protein: MSEQEKGFTVKDRRRFDSSGDTRGEAEPQQKKAPEPEPQPAPQASAEPAAPQDEAPADQGPMAGGRHQLPPVDFSGLIISLAQATMMHLGQIPGPDGQPIPPQFDLARHTIDTIAMLQKKTEGNLDPEEKKLIDEVVKELRMAFVHLAG; the protein is encoded by the coding sequence ATGAGTGAACAGGAAAAGGGCTTTACCGTAAAGGATCGGCGCAGGTTCGACTCCAGCGGCGATACTCGCGGCGAGGCCGAGCCCCAGCAGAAAAAGGCCCCGGAGCCAGAGCCCCAACCCGCGCCCCAGGCGTCGGCCGAACCAGCCGCGCCCCAAGACGAGGCGCCGGCTGACCAGGGCCCCATGGCCGGAGGCCGCCATCAACTGCCCCCGGTGGACTTCAGCGGTCTGATCATATCCCTGGCCCAGGCGACCATGATGCATCTGGGCCAGATTCCCGGGCCCGACGGCCAGCCCATACCCCCGCAATTCGATCTGGCCCGTCATACCATCGATACCATCGCCATGCTTCAGAAAAAGACCGAGGGCAATCTTGATCCCGAGGAGAAGAAGCTGATCGACGAGGTGGTGAAAGAGTTGCGCATGGCCTTTGTTCATCTGGCCGGCTAG
- a CDS encoding DegQ family serine endoprotease has translation MTLRKTRLTAKPALLLLPLVLALTLALAAPAWAKYVPDSFADLAGKVSPAVVNIRIVKTIKEGPMTGVMPFPGQQQAPDQEDPQGQMPDLHEFFRRFFGGQGGPGGPGGGAHPRQFKQRALGSGVIVDAKGYVITNNHVVAEADEILVRMKGGEELPAKIIGRDPKTDLALIKVDAKHDLPFLPLGDSDKLRVGDWVLAVGNPFGLEHTVTAGIISAKGRIIGAGPYDNFLQTDASINPGNSGGPLINLQGEVVGINTAIAPQGQGIGFAIPVNTTKTIMSQLRDHGRVVRGWLGVTIQPVTKELAGKFGLTEPIGALVADVAPGGPADKAGIKRGDVIVGYEGKTVKDMHALPRLVAETKVGSEVSLEVVREGKKRPLQVTIGELKAEGPVSPKAAAPESEVKLGMGLQELNPELAKQLNMSGKQGLVVTSVEPGGPAAEAGLQRGDVILEAAQKPIASLAQFKDAAGKLKAGEGLLLLIQRRDSTLFVVIKAPDSK, from the coding sequence ATGACCCTTAGGAAAACCAGACTTACCGCCAAACCCGCGCTGCTTTTGCTGCCGCTGGTCTTGGCCCTGACCCTGGCCCTGGCCGCTCCCGCCTGGGCCAAATACGTCCCCGACTCCTTCGCCGACCTGGCGGGCAAAGTCAGTCCGGCGGTGGTGAACATCCGCATCGTCAAGACCATCAAGGAGGGGCCCATGACCGGCGTCATGCCCTTCCCCGGCCAGCAGCAGGCGCCGGACCAGGAAGACCCCCAGGGGCAGATGCCCGACCTGCATGAATTCTTCCGCCGTTTCTTCGGCGGCCAGGGCGGTCCGGGCGGTCCGGGCGGCGGCGCCCATCCCCGGCAATTCAAGCAACGCGCTCTGGGCTCGGGCGTCATCGTGGACGCCAAGGGCTACGTGATCACCAACAACCACGTGGTGGCCGAGGCCGACGAAATTTTGGTGCGCATGAAGGGCGGCGAGGAGTTGCCCGCCAAGATCATCGGCCGCGACCCCAAGACGGACCTGGCCCTGATCAAGGTGGACGCCAAGCATGACCTGCCCTTTTTGCCCTTGGGCGACAGCGACAAGCTCAGGGTGGGCGACTGGGTCCTGGCCGTGGGCAACCCCTTCGGCCTGGAGCACACCGTCACCGCGGGCATCATCAGCGCCAAGGGCCGCATCATCGGGGCCGGGCCCTATGACAACTTCCTGCAGACCGACGCCAGCATCAACCCCGGCAACTCCGGCGGCCCGCTGATCAACCTGCAAGGCGAAGTGGTGGGCATCAACACCGCCATCGCGCCCCAGGGCCAGGGCATCGGCTTCGCCATTCCGGTGAACACCACCAAGACGATCATGTCCCAGCTTCGGGATCATGGCCGGGTGGTGCGCGGCTGGCTGGGAGTGACCATCCAGCCGGTGACCAAGGAATTGGCCGGCAAGTTCGGGCTCACCGAGCCCATCGGGGCCTTGGTGGCCGACGTGGCGCCGGGCGGCCCGGCGGACAAGGCGGGCATCAAGCGCGGCGATGTGATCGTGGGCTACGAAGGCAAGACGGTCAAGGACATGCACGCCCTGCCCCGCCTGGTGGCTGAAACCAAGGTGGGTAGCGAGGTCAGCCTGGAGGTGGTGCGCGAAGGCAAGAAACGCCCCTTGCAGGTAACCATCGGCGAGCTCAAGGCCGAGGGCCCCGTCTCGCCCAAGGCCGCCGCCCCCGAGAGCGAAGTCAAGCTGGGCATGGGCCTGCAGGAGCTTAACCCCGAGTTGGCCAAGCAGCTGAACATGTCCGGCAAACAGGGCCTGGTGGTCACTTCGGTGGAGCCGGGCGGACCGGCGGCCGAGGCCGGCCTGCAGCGTGGCGACGTGATCCTGGAGGCGGCCCAAAAGCCGATCGCCAGCTTGGCCCAGTTCAAGGACGCGGCCGGCAAGCTCAAGGCGGGCGAAGGCCTGCTCCTGCTCATCCAGCGCCGCGACTCCACCCTGTTCGTGGTGATCAAGGCACCGGACTCCAAATAA
- a CDS encoding 4-(cytidine 5'-diphospho)-2-C-methyl-D-erythritol kinase: MKQLTLSAPAKVNLFLRVLGRRPDGYHDLATLMQPLDLADTLTARLGSPGLSLTCDRSELAGPDNLVLAAARAYYAALGREPAASFELTKRIPVAAGLGGGSSDAAAALMALNALHDGALEPRRMVELAAGLGADVPFFLAGCTAWCTGIGERVEPWPDFPLLDMVLVNPRFALSTAHVYQQFDFYWTNPHQPIRIKRPSRNATSLAQLLVNDLEKVSLEEHPTLGQIKQTLRKTGARGCLMSGSGPTVFGVFADAAQAEQAARNLRAQGRWWVRSCRGVRA; the protein is encoded by the coding sequence TTGAAGCAACTGACCCTGTCGGCCCCGGCCAAGGTCAACCTGTTTCTGCGGGTGCTGGGCCGGCGGCCCGACGGCTACCACGATCTGGCCACCCTGATGCAGCCTTTGGATTTGGCCGACACCCTTACCGCGCGCCTGGGTTCCCCCGGCTTGTCGCTCACCTGCGACCGGTCCGAGTTGGCCGGTCCGGACAACCTGGTGCTGGCCGCGGCCCGGGCTTATTACGCCGCCCTGGGCCGCGAGCCCGCCGCCTCCTTCGAGCTCACCAAGCGCATCCCCGTGGCCGCCGGCCTGGGCGGCGGCAGCTCCGACGCCGCCGCCGCGCTGATGGCGCTGAACGCCCTGCACGACGGCGCCCTGGAGCCCCGGCGCATGGTGGAGTTGGCCGCCGGATTGGGCGCGGACGTGCCTTTCTTCCTGGCCGGGTGCACCGCCTGGTGCACCGGTATCGGCGAGCGGGTGGAGCCCTGGCCCGACTTCCCGCTGCTCGATATGGTTTTGGTCAACCCCCGCTTCGCCCTATCCACAGCTCACGTCTATCAACAATTTGATTTCTATTGGACAAATCCCCATCAACCAATTAGAATAAAGCGCCCCTCAAGGAACGCCACCTCCTTGGCCCAATTGCTGGTCAACGATCTGGAGAAGGTTTCTTTAGAGGAGCATCCCACCCTGGGCCAGATCAAACAGACGCTTCGCAAGACCGGCGCCAGGGGATGTTTGATGAGCGGAAGCGGACCTACCGTTTTCGGGGTGTTCGCCGATGCTGCCCAGGCAGAGCAAGCGGCACGAAACCTGCGGGCCCAAGGCCGCTGGTGGGTCAGGTCTTGCCGAGGCGTCAGAGCTTGA
- the spoVG gene encoding septation regulator SpoVG — translation MDVTEVRVFPVEEERLKAYATITLDHCFLVRDLKIINGNKGLFVAMPSKKRKDGTYQDTAHPLNRDTRRMIEDAVLGEYERVRAEGLEVSEAEM, via the coding sequence ATGGACGTGACCGAGGTAAGGGTCTTCCCGGTAGAGGAAGAGCGACTTAAGGCCTATGCAACTATCACCCTAGATCATTGCTTCCTGGTTAGAGACCTCAAGATCATTAACGGTAACAAAGGTCTTTTCGTGGCCATGCCCAGCAAGAAGCGCAAGGATGGCACCTACCAGGACACCGCCCATCCCTTGAATCGGGATACCCGGCGAATGATCGAGGATGCGGTTCTAGGAGAATACGAACGGGTGCGGGCCGAAGGTCTGGAGGTCAGCGAAGCCGAGATGTAG
- a CDS encoding ribose-phosphate pyrophosphokinase, producing the protein MFNKLKVFTGNSNPHLVEEICHYLHLPLSQAVVRRFSDGEVFVEVGENVRGSDVFVVQSTSPPVNDHLMELLIMLDAFRRSSARRITAVVPYYGYARQDRKVAPRVPITAKLVADLITTAGAGRVLCMDLHAGQIGGFFNIPVDHLYSAPIMLEYLRKHLTGEAVIVSPDAGGVERARAIAKRLQAGLAIIDKRREAANVAEAMNIIGDVKGKLAVILDDMIDTAGTLSEAARALTEHGAREVWACAAHPVLSGPALGRLAESPLTRVVVTNTIPLAEEAAANPKIHSLSVAQLLGEAVRRIHMEDSVSSLFV; encoded by the coding sequence ATGTTTAACAAGCTCAAAGTATTCACCGGCAACAGCAATCCCCATCTGGTGGAAGAGATCTGTCACTACCTGCACCTGCCGCTTTCCCAGGCCGTGGTGCGCCGCTTCAGCGACGGCGAGGTCTTCGTGGAGGTGGGTGAAAACGTGCGCGGCTCGGACGTGTTCGTGGTGCAGTCCACCAGCCCGCCGGTCAACGACCACCTCATGGAACTGCTGATCATGCTCGACGCCTTCCGGCGCAGCAGCGCCCGGCGCATCACCGCGGTGGTTCCCTATTACGGCTACGCCCGTCAGGACCGCAAGGTGGCCCCTCGGGTGCCCATCACCGCCAAGCTGGTGGCCGACCTGATCACCACCGCCGGAGCGGGGCGGGTGCTTTGCATGGATCTGCACGCCGGACAGATCGGCGGCTTTTTCAACATCCCGGTGGACCACCTCTACTCCGCGCCGATCATGCTGGAGTACCTGCGCAAGCATCTCACCGGCGAAGCGGTCATCGTCAGCCCCGACGCCGGCGGCGTGGAGCGGGCCAGGGCCATCGCCAAGCGTTTGCAGGCGGGGCTGGCCATCATCGACAAGCGGCGCGAGGCGGCCAACGTGGCCGAGGCCATGAACATCATCGGCGACGTCAAGGGCAAGCTGGCGGTCATCCTGGACGATATGATCGACACCGCGGGCACCCTGAGCGAGGCCGCCCGGGCGCTCACCGAACACGGCGCCCGCGAGGTTTGGGCCTGCGCCGCCCACCCGGTGCTTTCGGGCCCGGCCCTGGGGCGGCTGGCCGAAAGCCCCCTGACCAGGGTGGTGGTGACCAACACCATCCCTCTGGCCGAGGAAGCGGCGGCCAACCCCAAGATACACAGCCTGTCCGTGGCCCAGCTTTTGGGCGAAGCGGTCCGGCGCATACACATGGAAGACTCGGTAAGCTCTCTGTTTGTGTAG
- a CDS encoding 50S ribosomal protein L25: protein MEQIPLTATRRESTGKGPAKQMRVDGKVPAVFYAGGKDAAKLTIEQAELERLLRGTTGGNAFLSLTIEGDSPRMAVIKDLQYDYLGKNVLHADFYEVRADQELTLEVSIELVGEPKGMTAGALLSQSAYTASVTGLIADIPDNIELDISEMEMGDALHAENLTLPEGVKLHGDDNYMVVSLSEAILATEEEAEEEEGEEGESEEGGEEKAEESGE from the coding sequence ATGGAACAAATACCCCTTACGGCAACTCGCCGCGAAAGCACTGGAAAAGGTCCCGCCAAGCAGATGCGGGTCGATGGTAAGGTGCCCGCGGTCTTTTACGCAGGCGGCAAGGACGCGGCCAAGCTCACCATCGAGCAGGCCGAGTTGGAGCGCCTGTTGCGCGGCACCACCGGAGGCAACGCCTTCTTGTCACTGACCATCGAGGGCGACTCCCCCCGCATGGCGGTGATAAAGGACCTCCAGTACGACTACTTGGGGAAAAACGTCCTGCATGCCGACTTTTACGAGGTCAGGGCCGACCAGGAACTGACCCTGGAAGTGTCCATTGAGCTCGTTGGCGAGCCCAAGGGCATGACCGCCGGTGCGCTGCTCAGCCAAAGCGCTTACACCGCCTCGGTGACCGGCCTTATCGCCGACATCCCCGACAACATCGAACTTGACATCAGCGAAATGGAAATGGGCGATGCCCTCCACGCCGAAAACCTGACTTTGCCCGAAGGCGTCAAGCTGCACGGCGATGACAACTACATGGTAGTGTCGTTGAGCGAAGCCATCCTGGCGACCGAGGAAGAGGCAGAAGAAGAGGAAGGCGAGGAAGGCGAAAGCGAAGAAGGCGGCGAGGAAAAGGCCGAGGAAAGCGGCGAGTAA
- the pth gene encoding aminoacyl-tRNA hydrolase — protein sequence MADYWDQGPLLVLGLGNPGSQYQGTRHNMGFAVTSLLAQRHGFSMGRSGHHSLWGQGRVAGRMVIMAQPQTYMNLSGEAAQSLLGYFDLEPGRLIAVHDDLDLPLGRLKVALGGGAGGHKGVASIVQRTGSPDFVRLKVGIGRPRYEEPIERFVLSGFYADQRQLAEDMVLAAADCLEVIISEGPQAAMQRFHRPLSNEEVEG from the coding sequence TTGGCCGATTACTGGGACCAGGGGCCGCTTTTGGTTCTGGGACTGGGCAACCCGGGCTCCCAATATCAAGGGACCCGGCACAACATGGGATTCGCGGTCACCAGCCTCTTGGCTCAGCGTCATGGATTTTCCATGGGGCGCAGCGGCCACCACAGCCTCTGGGGGCAAGGCCGGGTGGCGGGTCGCATGGTGATAATGGCCCAACCCCAAACCTACATGAACCTCAGCGGCGAGGCGGCCCAGAGCCTGCTTGGCTACTTCGATTTGGAGCCCGGCCGACTCATCGCAGTGCACGACGACTTGGATCTGCCCTTGGGGAGACTCAAGGTCGCCCTGGGAGGAGGGGCGGGAGGCCACAAGGGTGTGGCCTCGATAGTCCAGCGGACCGGCAGCCCGGATTTTGTCCGCCTAAAGGTGGGTATCGGGCGCCCCCGCTACGAGGAGCCGATTGAGAGGTTCGTGCTGAGCGGTTTTTACGCCGACCAGCGGCAGTTGGCAGAAGATATGGTGCTGGCCGCGGCAGATTGCCTGGAGGTAATAATTTCCGAAGGGCCCCAGGCGGCCATGCAAAGATTCCACCGACCTTTAAGCAATGAGGAGGTAGAGGGGTAA